Within Lolium rigidum isolate FL_2022 chromosome 5, APGP_CSIRO_Lrig_0.1, whole genome shotgun sequence, the genomic segment ACTTATCATTGCTCTCCGGTTCTAGATGGCTATGCtattgtcggggtggatgaagtcatGAAGGGATTTGAGTAGCTGAAGTTTGACTCTGCAGGTGGAGGGGATCTGAATGAACTAGGAGAAGACATTAGAGGCACCATTCTATGACGAAAGGAAAACATCGTGCTTCCAAATTGAAGCCAATGCCACCTCCAGCTCAATCTCCAACGTCTCCGCCACGTCAACACACTCTGCCGCCTCAGCACACTCGGCAAAAGCGGAAGAGCACCACCGCTCTGGCGGCTAGTAGTACAGCTGCGAAGAAATCCTCAACAACGAATAAGGCTCCTCCCAAGTTACCATACAAAATGACTGATGAGGAAAACACCGCTATCGTGACTGCCGATGTAAAGCAGAagcttgcatcgaaatggcccccACCAAAGAAGTACATAGCACCGAGAACAGTGAAGCACTATGTTGACATGCTTGAGTGACCATCGCTAGTTGAAGCTCTATCAGACTATGACCACTCCAGACTATGACCGCTCTATTGTACAGTATGTTAAAGCAAGCGGGAAAACAATTGCACAGAACCCGgagttaccccccccccccccaagactACTATCTCACGGCTGAATTAGCATCTAGATACTCATACGGGAAGCCTCTCCTCAGAGCTGATCAGTTCACGCTTCTAGCACAAATGCGAAGATTGCATGACCGGTACATGAAAGGCTGCACGAAAGGGGACATCATGCCCATCGTggcagttcaagatgagcattacttcagtGGAGACGATGAGATATACATGAATTTGaataattatttcagttattcaatcaagacgccatgGACAAATCTCTCGTtggttgctattgtctgtaagtgatttatttctgtaattaagtctctagctcagctcattcattgcatgaataattattctaaccatattcttgtgtacgctattatgcagaatgaggatgctcgaatgcaaaggaGGACAAATCTATGactttgggttcattgacccaaataTCGTTAATGAATTTACGGTAGAAAAACAAGCCAAGGACACAAAGGAGTACTTGCTAACGTTTCTAATGAAACAAGAAATCAAAATGGAAAtattatttccttacaacttcaaaGGCAGCTCTCCGCTGACCGTGGATGTCCCGGTCGAGGGAGCTCTGGCGTGAAGGTGCAGGGTGCGGGGCGGCCACCGGCGTCGAGGCGGCGGCATCCGGCGTCGACGAGGCGGCGCAGAGGCCGGCGTGAAGAGCGGGGGGCGACGCGTGGAGGACGTCGTGAAGGTGCGGGCGCGTCTAGTTCTTTTGCGGCGAGAGCGGGTTGGGGGGTTAATGAGGTTGGGGCGTCCTGACCCCTGTTGGATTTCGGCCCAAGCGCGGGTGCGTGGGGTTTTTTCCGGGCGAGGTCAGCCCTGCCCAGATGCGAAGCTCGATTTCAGCTTCTCTACCGGGCATGGCTGAAAGGCCTTTTTCGGGTCAGTTGGGCAATGCCCATATGGGAGAGCCGGGCTACCAAACAGCCAAAATCTCAGAAATCTCTACTGAGATAGGAATTGCTGGGTtggcccgacctaccaaacacaccccgAATCTTCTTAGATGGAAGAGAGGGAATAGCTGGATCACACACGTGATTGCTTCGAGCAATCACTTTTCAGTGAGAATAGGAGCAGACTGCTTTGGTAGACCGTAGACCTAACTTTCCTATTCATATTTTGGCCAACTCGTGGGGATCCTACATTTTAATCATTATTACTGTACTATGTCTCGGATTATAATACTCCCTTCATTCTAATGAATTAGACGTCCTCATTTCTCATGTTTTTTCTTTGACCGAAAAATactccaaatatataaagattgttggtataaaattagcatcattacaaAGTATTTTTCGATACAAATCCAaccatactaattacatataatatgatTAAGGTTTTTTTGCTACATTTTTTGGTTAAAGTTTGTCTTAAAATACGCGTACGTCTTATTCAACAAAACGAAAGTAGTTTAATGTAACATGGAGTAGTACTCTTACCTCCCCGTTGGAGGGGTTTGAAGCTGGGGAAATTGTGTCTAGTAATGGTGACCTGAGCATCCTTCATCAAATAAATCACACGTAGGTATAGGACGCCTTTTAAATTACTGGGCAGGGCTTCAGAAGGAGGGTGACAAGATTTTGATGATGGAAGAAGCAAACAAGTTGATGCAGGCGGGTCCTGTTTCCAGGTCAAGGGCGTGGGACTGGCGAGAGGCAAAGTCGTGCCAGCTTGATGATTACTAGGAGCTGATGGTGGTGAAAGATGAAGACATAAATTGCTTTACTGATCCCTGGTTTGTGATGCTTGTCGATGGTGATAGTTTCGACCTGGATGGGTTCCGAGATGATGTCTTTGTAACTAGTGTTCCTTTTCGTGCTTGATGTTTTGTTGAGACTCCTTTGTGCTAGGTTATGATCTGGTGGCATCAGGTTTTGGCCCCATAGTGGTTTCTTGACGTCCAAACGTCACATGGGTTTCTTGCTGGTGCTCCAACTCGCTTCATGTTCCCTATCtcgtctctcttttacttttagtTGTACAACTGTTTTTTCTGAAATGAAAGCATCCGCCCAGCCTCTGCACCCAACCGATTTACATGGGCTTTATATTATTTCATAATTCATAGTATATCAGTTTTACATCTCATGAAACAGTCAAAGTCGTGGCAAAAATAAGCCATCTAAATAAAGAACGAGAGCATCCTCTATGCATCTTGGATTCGCTCAGAATGGCTGAAGATGGCCCGAACAAGCACCATCATATGATTGCATCCAGTATTCATAGGTTCCCGATGATACACATGAAGAAGGTAGGATCACATGTGGATTAAAAAAGGCGCCCTGTGTACAACCTGCAAAAAAAATCGTTTCGCACATCTGTTAAAACCAACATTGTTTCGACAATTCTAAATTGCCTAAACTAAAGAGCAAACCCCCACGTGAATTTTAGCTTTTGTTATTTTATCAATCCCATTAATTAAACCAATTGtcaaacatatttgtaacattAGCTTGAGGTGGGATGTTATACGTGAAGTGGACAACTCTCCAAACTGGTTGTGCAAAAGGAAATGAGATAAAAAAAAAGGTGGTCAATAGTTTTGTGAGAACCACAAAACACACACTTAGTACACACAATCCATCACCTTTTCACCAGGTTATCCTTTTAGAAGCACCTTTTTTTTATAAACAAACCATATGAAAATCTTAATATTCAGTGGAACCTTAATCCTCCACGAGTATTTCTTAAGAAAAAAtgtatgcacattcatacaatgggcatacatagatttaaccaaaaaaaaaaaccactcATGGTCAAGAGCTATCTAAAACTATCGGGTTCATCATTTAAATCCACTCCCACTAGTCTTCTCACAAGGCTGATCCAAAAGTCCCACTTATCCAATTGAATCAAATATTCAAAGGTCTATCAACTATAAGACATTTCCTAGTAACATGTATTTATGCCTAACATATTATTATATAGGGTACTAAGATGCTAACGTGAGTCACCAAGCCATGTGTCTTGTCAAAACgggttttcatgacatcttctttGATAAAGAATCCCCACTGAAAAAACTCATCTTTAACCCCCATAAGTCCCATCGTAAAGGGAAAATCTGTGGGTTTAGTCTGGACTCGCCGGTGTCTTGCTTATGTATCTTCTTGCCACACACCTGATCTTTCCATATTTGAATGAATGGAAAGGGGTCGAATCCGGTTGGACAAGGATCCTGCGAAACATTGCCATAGCATTCTTTGGCGGTGATGGACTGCAAGAAGTTCATTCTCTCTTTCTTTCTTGATGGTATGATAACTAATGGCAGTTTCTTAACATTAATCGGCGGGAGACTTGTTTCAGGAAGAATGAATTATCGTTCCAGGTAATGGGTGAAATTTTCACTGCAACCTAGCAAGAGGTAAACACTGcacttttttcgcgaaaacgcaaaagccttgcaattcgatgcattgatagaaaagaaagttATATGTACAAACCCCCAAAAGGGCACACCCCgccatacaactcaacccaagaaAAGGAAACTAGTCGAGGGGAGGAGCTGGCGGACACCCCGGGCCCTCCCGTCCGCCCAAAGCCGCGCGTTGGACCTAATGTCATTGAATAAGGACGTCACCGAAGGCCGTGCGTTGTCGAAGACCGCTACATGCCGGTGTTTCCATATCCACTACGCCGTAAGCATAATAATCGATGAAATTCCTTTGCGCAGCTAGCGAGGGACGGTAAACACTGCACTTCGGGGGatttaatttcaacacatttagACGTACACAGTACACGACTACATGAACACGCCAGTGCTATGCATATGCAATAATGCACACCTATATAAcggaaaagtccggtttgaacgtgggtgcatgtgaaccctagttggaaatgcattttttaaatgttaaaaaattctgaaataaaaatattcgGGTACATACGCAAgtttcatgtgtgcgtagaaagttttcgcggagaaaccacttttttatttcaaaatctaaaaaagacaaaatacgtcacatatatagtgCTATATAGCCCtggaaaatttcacttttttgccgagacaaaataaaagattttttcgtcacgaaactcatatCCAGGGtacatatttgagatcatctgggaaatcattttgtgtttcgatttttaaaacatgttttgatatcacaaacggaacttttcaaaaagtgggttcacatgcccccatgttccATATATGCACACTCACTGTATAACACACTATGCTATGCTAGCTTAGCTGCGCATTTCACATGCATGTCATGCCGGCTAGAACCGTGTGTACACTGTATACTGCAAACACTCTACTACCGAgtggtacatgtacaggtgcgtgCGCATTTACGAGCACGGTCTTTTTTAACATGCAAGTACTGCCCTCCGATCTGTTTAAATCGACGCGCGGTTGCGGAGATCGCTGGCATGTTTTACGTGGTATCCACGTCGATTAAAAGAGATCGGATGTAGTATAATGGACCGTTGATGCATGCCTCAAGATGCGTGCACGTGCTTGTCCCCATTCCTTCCTCCCGTGCAGCCATGAGTGTTGAGGCAGTCCTGGTTCTGAGTTGAAACTTTTCGTGACACCCCTGCGCAGTTACACTTACTACACCACGAGTAGTTATGACCTGCGAGCAGCTCGCCACATCCATCTACTTGTTGGATGGTTACCAATTACCATGTCTACCAGGAGAGCTGGAGCTACCCCTGACAACTTCTATAAAAAggcacatggcgccgccgctgcttTCCAAGCTAATGGACATGGCGGAGGCCAGGCATTGCCGCTGTTCTGCCACCTTGCTCGCGacgtccttcctctccctcgccctGATCCTATGTGTGGTGTGGTCGCCTCCCATGGCGGCCGCTGCCCAGGAGATGAAGTCCATCAACGCCGGCCCGAGGGTCGTGCCGGTGCGGCTGCGCCGGCCGGCGTTCGGCCCGGAGAGCCTCGCCTTCGACCACCACGGCGTCGGCCCGTACACGGGCGTCTCCAACGGCCGGATCCTCCGCTGGAGCggcagcggccgccgccgccccagctgGACCGAGTTCGCCCACAACTACAAGCACAAGTGAGTGATCGACGGCCCATTAGCCATGCATATTGAACACGAGGCGGCGAGCTAACTGGAGATGTTCGTTCATGCAGAACGGTGCCGGAGTGCGCATCGAAGAAGAAGCTGGCGGAGACGGAGAGCGCGTGCGGGCGGCCGCTGGGCCTGCAGTTCCACCGCAAGACCGGCGACATGTACATCGCCGACGCCTACCTGGGGCTCATGCGGGTGGGGCGGCGCGGCGGGCtggccaaggtggtggccacgGAAGCCGCCGGCGTGCCCTTCAACTTCCTCAACGGGGTCGACGTCGACCAGGAAACCGGCGACGTCTACTTCACGGACAGCAGCACCGCCTACCAACGGAGGTACGTACTACTATGCACGGTAACCAGATTTATCGCTGCTCCGCCAGGAATAAACACGCATGTGGCAGGAGTTGATGCACACTAGCTGGTCTATTTGCACATGCACGGCGCATTCTCCGATTAATTATTTACACTCCATTCCGGAAGGGGGTAAAGTTTTTTTTAACGGAGGTAAAAGATTTTGGCTCattgattaattaagaagagaaaaATGCGCCGGTTTTAGAAGAAAATCAAACGAAAATCTACAGCAACAACAAATTCAAGCCCACACAGACCGCACACCCACACACACCCACCACCAAGGAAACAACAAAGCCACATCTACTCTACCAACACATGAGACCACAAGACGATTCAAGTGAGACATTGGAGGGGACCCATCAATTAACTACGGATTAGACAACAAGTAAGGTGGCGAGAAAGTCGTAAACTTCTCTAGAGACGACCCTAGGCACCGTAAAGTGGGGGTAAACTGATCCGCGAGAAATGAGCAAGCATACATTGTTCTCGTTGTTACAGCAAGTACAATCTGTTCTTGTATGGGTAAAGGAAGGTGAAACTGAACTGATGCCTGGAAAGACAACAAATCAACCAGATCAGCTTGACTGTAACTAAATGCAGGGTTTTTTCACCATTTCTCTGAACTAAATGCATAAAAACTGAAGGTTTAACCGACTTTATGAACTACTCCGTCCCTCCGTCGGTAAATAAGTGTACGTTTTCCTTTTTGAGAAgtcgaacatttttcaaatttgactaATTTTTTACACAAAAAATCATATGTGACGTAAAATTACTATATTTTTTAACTATATGTCGAGATTAATCTAGCGATATTAATTTAATATCATGAATGCTATTACTTTTTTAAGGAGTTGGCCAAAGTTAATAAAGTATGACTTAACACATGTCCAAACCGTGCAACATTCAAAGTTGACGCGACTCTTTTCTTtcaaagaaacctaagtctgtcactTTTTTCCTATTATAGAAGTTGGAAAGATctcttagcaaaaaaaaaaaaaaggtctgCCACTTGTCTTACTATTATAGAAGTTGGTAGAATCTTGTtgcaaaaacaaaaaggaccagttGGAAGAATCTACCAGTATAGTGGGAGACATTAATTTCTAGCTATCCCCAATTTAAGCTGAGGAGCATATCCCCAAGTTGTTGCCAATCTGGACGAAGCAGCACGGTCGGTTGCCCACTATTCATAGCCACGCACAACATTCTTTTGGCAAAAAAGTCATTTATTTTCGCCGTACGCTCGCAACGAATTCTCGAGAGTGACAGGAAAAAATAATGCACATTAATAAGCTAGACCATATTATGTCCCTGGAATTTGAGGAAAATTGGAGGTAGCATCAACTCGTCAGTCCCCACCTGATGGAGCTCAACTCACTCCCCCAACTTCTCAAGGCGCCAACTAtcagtagcagcagcagcaacgtaAATACTCCGGCTGCTAATCCTATCACCTGCTCAGCACAATGAAAGCCCTGTCTGGAACAGAGACGGCATCGCTACAGCCTACAGGCTACAGCACTACTCCTACGGAGCACGTACATCCGATAAGCTTAATGAAATGAATGAATTGACGCGACGCGCATTGATCGCTGGTCAGAGCTGCCTTCTTTCTCTTGCCATCAATCTACAGGAGACTTATGTTGATTTCTGAATTTCTACAGTGACTACCTGCTGGTGGTGGTGAGCGGCGACGCGACGGGGCGGCTGATGCGCTACGACCCGCGGACGGGCAAGGTCACCGTGCTCAGCTCCGGCCTCGCCTTTCCCAACGGCGTGGCGCTCAGCGCCGACCGCACGCACCTCATCGTGGCCGAGACGTCGTCGTGCAAGCTGCTCCGGCACTGGCTGCGCGGCCCCGCGGCGGGTAAGACGGAGGTGCTCGCCGAGCTGCCGGGCTACCCGGACAACGTGCGCCCCGACGGAGCCGGCCAGGGCGGCTACTGGGTGGGGCTCAACCGGGACAAGGACTGGGCCGACACCGGGACCACGCCCAACTCCATAAGCGCCGTCAGGGTCGTCGTccctgccggcggcggcaggAATGGCACGGTGGTCGCGGCGCTTCGCGGGTTCGGCGATGTCACGGTGAGCGAGGTGGTGCAGCGGAACGGCTCGCTCTGGATCGGCTCCGTCGAGACGCCCTACGTCGGCCTCTTCAAGTTCGCATCTCTAACACACGCCTAGCTGCTTCTGGGCTACATCACCCGGCAAAAGAAAATGTCAACCATGATGAGAGGACTGTGCTTGCGCCTGAGCGCGAGCCTAGGCCCAACCCTGTGTACAGTGTCCGTGTTGCTACATGTTTTACTCTTCGCCAAAAGTAATTAATCATCCATGTTGTTCATCAAGGAAAATGTATCGTAGCTCAAGGTACAGATGCAGGTAATAATAGCATGCATCTTCTGCGATAAATGTTAGCCGCAAAAAATGGGATGCGCCAGGGTACAAGAAGATATCATGAATTGATACGCCCTACATATACCTTATTTCTAGTCGACAGGATGTGCACACCAATGGTGCCCCTGTAGAAATTTTAACGGCTCTAGTACCAGTATTCTGTAATTCTGGTTTATCATGGAGACCTGAACGCTTCCCCGGCGTACCTCACGTTGCCTAGCTCCTCTTCAATCCGCACAAGCTGCATGGAAATGAAAAGGCACATATTTAGGGAGGAAACAACAGACAAAAGAACAAAAAACATACCAAAGTAGTTATAATATTACAACTGGAAAGATCAGGAGGACATTTGCTACATATAGAGTAGTAAAAACTTCAACGCCGAGCAGGTATTTTATCATCTTTACCTGATTGTACTTGGCCAATCTCTCGCTTCTGCATGGAGCCCCTGTCTTTATCTGAAATGTACGAATAAGAGGTCACGTCATGAACACTCCGAGAATTACAGTACCACGATTACAATTTCTGGTTGCCCTTACCTGCCCGCTCGCTAAACCAACAGCTAGATCCGCGATGAAGTTATCTTCTGTTTCACCACTCCTGTGGCTGACCATCACGCCCCAACCAGCAGCTTTAGAATCAAGAGCAGCTTGGATTGATTCCGTGATGGTGCCAATCTGATTAACCTGAAAGGCAAACGAAACTGAATCAAGTGTGTTCTGTTCGGCAACACAAGGCTTAACTTGCTTACTACTTGTGTTCAGTACTAGAAAGAGACTAAGAATTTGGTGGCCGGTGGCCTCCCAAATCATTGTCATCAGCTAGTTATGTAACAACAAAGATTATATGTAAACTAGTTATGTACGAAATATTATGCCGCAATCAACATCAGCTATGTTTAACAAATACACTACCAGTCAATCTGAGAACGGTTTTAGCATAACCGGGTCGGATGGTTTAAGTGTTTCGTTTCGGGTTTGTTTAGTTCGGTTGGAAATGGCCGTGTCCTGTCTACAGTTTGGGTTAGTTTGGTTTCCTGATGTAAACAGTTGGGTATGGTTAGTTATGGGTCTGAATAGTTACGGGTGAAACTGACCAAAACTTCAGGTTAAGACCCGGTTTTTTAGTAGGCCTGAGCAGTTTTCTTTTAAGTTCAACGCCTAGGCACGAAAGCAGCAGTTTTATTTGGTTTGAGTTGGATTTACGAGCCCCCTGCATGTTGCGTGCATCATTTGTGCTGCCATAAATATCGACGCAAACTGGCTAGCTATCTAGCAAAGTAAGCTTTGCTACTACGTACCACAAGTGGTTTGGTTTTGGTTTCGGTGTACAATGTTTAGTTTTAGTTGTGAGGGGCAGCAGGGGGTGTGGTTCAGTTCTGGTTCTAAACTGCATGTTGCTTGGGTATGGTTCAGTTCTACTTTAGTTATGGGACCATGGCCAGTCTTAACTACAAGAATGAGTACCATTTGTCCACTGAAATAGAAAAGGAGCATATGCCAGAAATAAGACAGGAAATGTTTACCTTCAGCAGCAGAGCATTGCAGGCTTTCTTGCCAATAGCCTCTACTATCCGTTTGGGGTTTGTGACAAGCAAATCATCCCCAACAATTTGGATATCAACTGAGGATTGCAACGAAGTCCATGAGCTCCAGTCATCTTGATCAAAAGGATCCTCAATGGATACAATAGGGAAATCCTTGACGAACTCTTTGTAAAGATCACAGAGACGTGGGGCGGAAAGAACATGAGCTCCATTATTAGGCTGGTTCTTGAAGTTCAAATCATAGCTTCCATCCTTCATAAGGAATTCTGAAGCCGCAACATCCATTCCAATTTTAATCTGCACCACAGTGTTTTTCTCAGTTTTACaaatagaaacaaaaaaaagaaaaggagatcAAAAATGTTGCCAGTCAAACAAGAAAAAGTGGCAACACACCTTTCCTGTGTAGCCTGCCTTCTCGATGGCATCCATAAGCAACACAAGGCCCTCCCTGTTGTCTTGAACATTAGGAGCAAAGCCCCCCTCATCTCCAACATTGCAGGCATCTTGACCGTATTTTGCCTTAATGATGCCCTTAAGAACATGGTAAACTGTAACGTGGAAAAGTGGAGCACACAAGACAACATACTCTCAGTGAGGATTAAAGATGGAACaaccaaaaacaaacaaaaaaatagcAGAAGTCTAGAACTGTCTATGGTTACTGAATAATGGTGACAAACTGACAAGTGATTAATCTCAAGCTAGATGAAACCCACTAAGAGGTAAAGCGGTGTAAGTGATAAGAATAAAATAAAGTACCTTCACTGCCCATACGAAGAGCCTCAGCAAACGATGTTGCCCCAACTGGTAAAAGCATGAATTCCTGCATGGCCAGGTTGTTACCGGCATGGCTACCTCCGTTTATTACATTGAAAGCTGGGACAGGCATGACAAGCTCCTTGGTGCCTGACAGCTCCTGAATATGTTTATACAGAGGAACTCCCTTTGCGCTAGCTCCAGCCCTGCATACACTTAAAGAGACTCCAAGAATAGCATTGGCACCCAATTGTGATTTGTTTGGGGTTCCATCGATTTCAAGCATGATCGCATCAACATCACTCTGGTTCCTGTCAAAATCATAAAcaaactctgcatcacaaccaaATTCCAGGCACAGAGCCACAGACGATAACAGGAAGTTAACAGCACCTCCAAATATCAAACAGTTATCTGGGTCCAAACTAACAAAGGCAATAGCACATTTACTTTACTTGGCAACCCCTTTGAAATCCTAGAAATGGAATCAGGGCTGGTTTCCTTTGGTGGTAGAATAATTGAATGGCTCCCTCCGCGGTAACACTAATTCCTGATAACAGGACAGGCAATTGCTTAAGCTAGAAATAAGCCAATCCCATGCAAATTCATACTACTAACAGGACAGGCAATATATAACTATAATTATCCAGACGCTACTACAACAGTGAGAAAAGCAGGTAGAGTTTGCTTGAGCAAGTGCTTAGTCAACTTCAATCACTGCATACTGGTCATCCCTGCACCATCATGCAGAGCCTGGTACCACAATCAGAATGGCATCTACAGTTTGCTTGGCCAAGAGCTTAATTAATCTTGCAGAGTTATTGTCGGtatggaagaaaaaaaaacaagtctTGCAATATTCAGAAACTATACTTCATATTCCGGTAGAAGTGCCAGAACAAAAACTTCAGTAAGCACAGCTAAGTCAGTACAAAACTACAAACAACCAGAGCTTCAAATAAAAAGACAGACACGTTAAACAATTGGTTGCAAGGAGATAACTAGTTCTCGGGGGTGATAATATCTTGTTTAAAGAAGTAATCAGCGCTTGTGCCTCTTAGTGTTCAGAATTTATATTCTACCCATTTTAATTATCCAGGAATCATGCCAGCTGTTATTTTTCCTTTTGACCGTGGCATTCCTGCACAGATTTAGTTCCTTTCCATACTAATTTAAATCTTAGCATACATACTTTTGTTTCTTTTGCTGGGACTTAACATGAATGTTCAGTAGGGCCCTCACCTCCCCCACTTCCTTGTTAAAAAAGGACCACTAGTGGACTAAAATTATCACTTACTAAAGTACTAGACGATCAATAGCAACAGTAGATGAAATATTCTTATTGGCAGGAATAGGAAGCTGAGCAACAAATTTGAACAATAGTCacatttttttagtttacaaggaaTGAGTACAAAGCCCACGAGCAACTAAATCCTACAAAAGGAAACCGTAGGTTTCACTCTATTACCTAATTCATTAGTATTAAGAACTAATCAGCAACCCAATTCTGAAATAAACACTTACAGAATTGATTGCATCAATTTGAACATATTTAACTTTTACTTGAAATCAACAGTTATCCTTGCCGGAAGAAGATCCATCCATCCAATATTCAAACTGGTCAACTCACTAACATCCCTGATACTATGCAGTTGGCAAATGGATCATGAATCTACAGCAAGAGTGCAGCAATCCATGTGATTGCATCCTCTACTCACAAAATTTGGGGAATTAATCCAACCATAAACAGTGGTACAAATATCCAAAAATCATTCATTGTTCAACAGTTGAACTATATGTTACTAATTTCACAATAAAATACAATTTCGTAATTCGCATCAAATGTCCGTATTGTAGTTCGTATGTGC encodes:
- the LOC124656785 gene encoding protein STRICTOSIDINE SYNTHASE-LIKE 10-like is translated as MDMAEARHCRCSATLLATSFLSLALILCVVWSPPMAAAAQEMKSINAGPRVVPVRLRRPAFGPESLAFDHHGVGPYTGVSNGRILRWSGSGRRRPSWTEFAHNYKHKTVPECASKKKLAETESACGRPLGLQFHRKTGDMYIADAYLGLMRVGRRGGLAKVVATEAAGVPFNFLNGVDVDQETGDVYFTDSSTAYQRSDYLLVVVSGDATGRLMRYDPRTGKVTVLSSGLAFPNGVALSADRTHLIVAETSSCKLLRHWLRGPAAGKTEVLAELPGYPDNVRPDGAGQGGYWVGLNRDKDWADTGTTPNSISAVRVVVPAGGGRNGTVVAALRGFGDVTVSEVVQRNGSLWIGSVETPYVGLFKFASLTHA
- the LOC124653152 gene encoding enolase 1, chloroplastic-like gives rise to the protein MAHQLLLPSKPLLPATAAAATPRRAVRSVVSVRAAVSASSAPAAKAAGAEAVRSIRARQIVDSRGNPTVEVDLVAGDGSLHRSAVPSGASTGIYEALELRDGDKAVYGGKGVLTAVRNINDVIAPKLVGVDVRNQSDVDAIMLEIDGTPNKSQLGANAILGVSLSVCRAGASAKGVPLYKHIQELSGTKELVMPVPAFNVINGGSHAGNNLAMQEFMLLPVGATSFAEALRMGSEVYHVLKGIIKAKYGQDACNVGDEGGFAPNVQDNREGLVLLMDAIEKAGYTGKIKIGMDVAASEFLMKDGSYDLNFKNQPNNGAHVLSAPRLCDLYKEFVKDFPIVSIEDPFDQDDWSSWTSLQSSVDIQIVGDDLLVTNPKRIVEAIGKKACNALLLKVNQIGTITESIQAALDSKAAGWGVMVSHRSGETEDNFIADLAVGLASGQIKTGAPCRSERLAKYNQLVRIEEELGNVRYAGEAFRSP